Proteins encoded in a region of the Flavobacterium sp. PMTSA4 genome:
- a CDS encoding class I SAM-dependent methyltransferase encodes MEASFDKAASNYDETFTNSEIGKIQRHLVYTELSKHLNSIQNILEINCGTGEDAIWLAKQNFNVTATDISPKMIEIAKSKANLNFKTADINSITKTFEGETFDLIFSNFGGLNCLSKSEFENFFANISSILSEKGKMVLVIMPKNTIWEQFYFLIKLQFSSIFRRKKEKVIANVDGENVATYYYNPKDIVNLAKQDFDLIKYKLIGFFVPPSYLEAFFKNKKWLLHFFNKMENRIKNWSFLSKYADHYIITLQKR; translated from the coding sequence ATGGAAGCTAGTTTTGATAAAGCAGCGTCAAACTATGACGAAACATTTACCAATTCAGAAATTGGAAAAATTCAACGCCATTTAGTTTATACCGAACTTTCTAAACACTTAAATTCCATTCAAAATATACTTGAAATCAATTGTGGAACAGGCGAAGATGCCATTTGGTTGGCAAAACAAAACTTCAACGTAACGGCTACCGATATTTCGCCAAAAATGATTGAAATAGCAAAAAGTAAAGCCAACCTTAACTTCAAAACTGCCGATATCAATTCGATTACAAAAACTTTTGAAGGTGAAACTTTTGATTTAATCTTTTCCAATTTTGGCGGATTAAATTGCTTATCAAAATCGGAATTCGAAAATTTCTTTGCAAATATTAGCTCAATCCTTTCTGAAAAAGGCAAAATGGTTTTGGTTATTATGCCAAAAAACACCATTTGGGAGCAATTTTATTTCTTAATAAAACTTCAATTTTCATCAATTTTCAGAAGAAAAAAAGAAAAAGTAATTGCTAATGTTGATGGAGAAAATGTAGCAACTTACTACTATAACCCAAAAGATATTGTAAATTTAGCAAAGCAAGATTTTGACTTAATAAAGTATAAACTAATTGGTTTTTTTGTTCCGCCATCTTATTTAGAAGCTTTTTTTAAAAATAAAAAATGGCTGTTGCATTTTTTTAACAAGATGGAAAATAGAATTAAAAATTGGTCATTCCTATCAAAATATGCTGATCATTACATCATAACATTGCAAAAACGATGA
- a CDS encoding B12-binding domain-containing radical SAM protein, whose product MNILFTHAYYLSDDPKEQKIMKPYPPLGLLYVSGYLKSKNIDNDVFDTTFSNQAEQLKFILEKKPKIICIYTNLMTKIEVIKLIKILKTEKYSFQKIVLGGPDLTYNVENYLKAGADFLVIGEGEETTFELYNAIVNNYNFNEIDGIAFLENGTIVQTKPRTKFKELDQLPLPNRKAINMQNYLDTWKTNHGQSSMTISTQRGCPYTCKWCSTAVYGQSYRRRPANQVAEEMKMLKEKYNPDAIWFVDDVFTVSHKWLLSFKEEVLKQETIIPFECITRAERLNDEILQLLKDVGCFRIWIGAESGSQTIIDAMDRRVDVNQVKKVIQDTNAIGIETGTFIMLGYPGETEKDITETIQYLKDANPTLYTITIAYPIKGTSLYNEIEHKITQQPDWETSTDREIDFARTYSRKYYQYAVSKVVNEVEFHKAKSGLKALKLKTKSILASGMMKISK is encoded by the coding sequence ATGAATATTCTTTTTACACATGCTTATTATTTGTCTGATGATCCAAAAGAACAGAAGATAATGAAACCTTATCCACCATTAGGGTTATTGTATGTTTCGGGATATTTGAAAAGCAAAAATATTGACAATGATGTATTTGATACCACATTTTCAAATCAGGCTGAACAACTTAAATTCATTTTAGAAAAGAAACCAAAAATCATTTGCATTTACACTAATTTGATGACTAAAATTGAAGTCATTAAACTGATTAAAATACTAAAAACCGAAAAATATAGCTTCCAAAAAATTGTCCTTGGCGGTCCAGATCTTACCTACAATGTAGAAAATTATCTCAAAGCTGGAGCTGATTTTTTAGTCATTGGCGAAGGTGAAGAAACCACATTTGAACTCTATAATGCCATCGTTAATAATTATAATTTTAACGAAATTGATGGAATAGCTTTTTTGGAAAATGGAACAATTGTTCAAACAAAACCAAGAACCAAATTTAAAGAATTAGACCAATTGCCGTTGCCCAATAGAAAAGCCATCAACATGCAAAACTATTTAGACACTTGGAAAACTAATCACGGGCAAAGTTCGATGACAATTTCAACACAACGCGGTTGTCCGTACACCTGTAAATGGTGCAGCACAGCGGTTTACGGGCAAAGTTATAGACGTCGACCAGCAAATCAAGTGGCGGAAGAAATGAAAATGTTGAAAGAAAAATACAATCCCGATGCAATTTGGTTTGTTGATGATGTTTTCACGGTTAGTCATAAATGGTTGTTGTCTTTCAAGGAAGAAGTTTTAAAGCAAGAAACCATAATTCCTTTTGAATGTATTACAAGAGCTGAACGATTAAATGATGAAATTTTACAGCTTTTGAAAGATGTTGGCTGTTTTAGAATATGGATTGGTGCAGAAAGTGGTTCTCAAACCATAATTGATGCCATGGACAGGCGTGTTGATGTCAATCAAGTAAAAAAAGTAATTCAGGATACGAATGCTATTGGTATTGAAACCGGAACGTTTATCATGCTAGGTTATCCTGGAGAAACGGAGAAAGATATCACGGAAACTATTCAATATTTGAAAGATGCCAATCCAACTTTGTACACCATAACCATTGCTTATCCTATCAAAGGAACGAGTTTGTATAACGAAATAGAACACAAAATCACACAACAGCCTGATTGGGAAACCTCAACCGATAGAGAGATTGATTTTGCACGAACATATTCGAGAAAATATTATCAATATGCTGTGAGCAAAGTGGTGAACGAAGTCGAATTTCATAAAGCAAAATCAGGATTGAAAGCCTTGAAATTGAAAACCAAATCCATTTTGGCTAGTGGAATGATGAAAATTAGTAAATAA
- a CDS encoding glycosyltransferase family 2 protein, which translates to MINNKKIVVVLPAYNAEKTLQKTFEEIPFEIIDDTIITDDFSNDNTIEIAKKLGIKHIIAHNKNKGYGANQKSCYKKAFELKADIIVMLHPDYQYSPKLIPSMCDLVANNSFDVVLGSRILGKGALQGGMPLYKYISNRVLTFIQNILMNQKLSEYHTGYRCFDAKILEKIDFENNSDDFVFDNEFLAQCCYLKARIGEISCPANYFEEASSINFKRSITYGFGVLRVSFSYFIHKNKLWSFSLFKNL; encoded by the coding sequence ATGATTAATAACAAAAAAATAGTAGTTGTATTGCCAGCGTATAATGCTGAAAAAACTCTTCAAAAAACATTTGAAGAAATTCCTTTTGAAATTATTGATGATACAATTATTACAGATGATTTTAGCAATGATAACACTATTGAAATTGCAAAAAAATTAGGTATAAAGCATATAATCGCTCACAATAAAAATAAAGGTTATGGTGCAAATCAAAAGTCTTGTTATAAAAAAGCTTTTGAATTAAAAGCAGACATCATTGTAATGTTACATCCAGATTATCAATATTCACCAAAGTTAATTCCTTCGATGTGTGATTTGGTAGCCAATAATTCTTTTGATGTAGTTTTGGGCTCAAGAATTTTAGGAAAAGGTGCTTTGCAAGGAGGAATGCCTTTATATAAATATATCTCTAATAGAGTTTTGACATTTATCCAAAATATTTTAATGAATCAAAAACTTTCAGAATATCACACAGGTTATCGTTGTTTTGATGCTAAAATTTTAGAAAAAATAGACTTTGAAAACAATTCAGATGATTTTGTTTTCGACAATGAATTTTTAGCGCAATGTTGTTATTTGAAAGCTCGAATTGGTGAAATTTCTTGTCCAGCTAATTATTTTGAAGAAGCAAGTTCAATTAATTTTAAAAGAAGTATTACCTATGGTTTCGGTGTTTTACGAGTTTCTTTTTCTTATTTCATCCATAAAAACAAATTATGGTCATTTTCTCTTTTTAAAAATCTATGA
- a CDS encoding glycosyltransferase family 87 protein: MKRIFLKYYPFLPLLLLCGYYLLQATHFPIHDFSNYYFGGKFLTEGKFNSNIYFPYEFNKAISDLGYSGIFASYAPNTPFLATIFLPFAFFSLGVAKLIFNSVSIILLVFSLFRLFNYYKIDWRYALLIPILFLVPIKNSLLFGQVYFLLFFLLTEGWLACEKKQWKLMAFFWSFAILFKVFPVLIVALLLFRKQWKPLLYLTISCFLLFGISVIFTGIDIWFFYLKEVLPKVSNGEIATSFVDNYQSVFMFLKRVFVYESVENPNPFIHASSLFPIIVFAFKIGVLTIGFFVSKRISNSFFAFAFWVIAMILLSPYGSTYTFILLLFPFLALLKSGISKIKKIVFCGLLFLINNLPLSFFIEYDFPFSYLRLFLLLSFSVFFVVAAFQKSVLIKTFIFGCIVFAIGTFLKQSAPQKNESFLPVESPILIYDYQISSDELTYFYWNEKGKNKVIIAFKNQDSKQLEIKNNQIFINHRQLTFDKNHKLKPILIDNKTILYLSDYDRGIGFYTLRKIELH; the protein is encoded by the coding sequence ATGAAAAGAATATTTTTAAAATATTATCCTTTTCTTCCTTTGCTTCTACTTTGTGGCTATTATTTGCTTCAAGCAACTCATTTTCCTATTCATGATTTTTCTAATTATTATTTTGGCGGAAAGTTTTTAACTGAAGGAAAGTTCAATTCAAACATCTATTTTCCTTATGAATTCAACAAAGCAATTTCAGATTTAGGTTACTCTGGAATTTTTGCGAGTTATGCACCGAATACGCCTTTTTTAGCTACTATATTTTTGCCGTTTGCTTTTTTTTCTTTAGGTGTAGCCAAATTAATTTTCAATAGTGTTTCAATTATTTTACTAGTTTTTAGTCTTTTCAGATTATTCAATTACTACAAAATTGATTGGCGCTATGCTTTGCTGATTCCAATACTGTTTTTGGTACCGATAAAAAACAGTTTGCTGTTTGGACAAGTTTATTTTTTACTTTTCTTTTTATTAACCGAAGGTTGGCTGGCATGTGAAAAAAAACAATGGAAATTGATGGCATTCTTTTGGAGTTTCGCTATTTTATTTAAAGTATTTCCTGTGCTGATTGTTGCGCTTTTATTGTTTAGAAAACAATGGAAACCATTATTATATCTAACAATTTCTTGTTTCTTGCTTTTTGGAATTTCAGTTATATTCACAGGAATTGACATTTGGTTTTTTTACCTAAAAGAAGTTTTGCCTAAAGTTTCAAACGGTGAAATCGCAACCAGTTTTGTCGACAATTACCAATCGGTTTTTATGTTTTTGAAGAGGGTTTTTGTGTATGAATCTGTTGAAAATCCAAATCCATTTATTCATGCTTCAAGCTTATTTCCTATTATTGTTTTTGCTTTCAAAATTGGAGTACTAACTATTGGCTTTTTTGTTTCCAAAAGAATTTCAAATAGTTTTTTTGCATTCGCATTTTGGGTTATAGCAATGATTTTGCTTTCGCCTTATGGAAGTACTTATACTTTCATCTTACTGTTGTTTCCTTTTTTGGCATTGTTAAAAAGTGGTATTTCAAAAATTAAAAAGATTGTTTTTTGTGGTTTATTGTTTTTAATCAACAATCTTCCGCTGTCGTTTTTTATTGAATATGACTTTCCGTTTTCTTATTTGAGATTGTTTTTATTACTTTCTTTTTCCGTGTTTTTTGTGGTTGCAGCATTTCAAAAATCAGTTTTAATAAAAACCTTCATCTTTGGTTGTATTGTGTTTGCCATTGGAACTTTTCTAAAACAATCAGCACCTCAAAAAAATGAAAGCTTTCTACCCGTTGAAAGCCCAATTTTGATTTATGATTATCAAATCAGCAGCGATGAATTGACTTATTTTTATTGGAACGAAAAAGGCAAAAACAAAGTCATCATTGCTTTTAAAAATCAAGACTCAAAACAATTAGAAATCAAAAACAATCAGATTTTTATCAATCATAGACAACTAACCTTTGACAAAAATCATAAGCTAAAACCAATTTTAATTGACAACAAAACGATACTTTATCTTTCAGATTATGATAGAGGCATCGGTTTTTACACGCTAAGAAAAATCGAATTACATTGA
- a CDS encoding polysaccharide biosynthesis protein has protein sequence MKNKSLKKLSLISSNAIRQVLVSLFGLIIPFLVIHFSDKEIWGSFVSILLFSLLVLQFINWGNKEYLLRKFSEQPNKIGAAFSENMTTRFPLVVIFSITGFLFFPIQFGFWIVIWLVGRFLNHSVEALILFQKEFDKSIVIEVGSFIIFGVSFYFLKAKIDVYSLLIIYSSYQFFKGFFYFIIFKKFFLLQKSVFKIDYFKSSFPFFLLSILGFLASKIDVYIIENIGNNTITAEYQIINSLLVFTMSITVFIYAPFTKMLYRNTDNVIEKSQKALATIGLVIVPVALFVISIILKYYIKTNFGFIFFLIAFMYVYPSYVYGLDIVNLFKQHQEKTVVRNLLLGVITNTLLSSLFLYLDYSIVGVLFGSALAQVLVLILFKFKNIVS, from the coding sequence TTGAAAAATAAATCATTAAAAAAGTTAAGTTTAATTTCAAGCAATGCTATCCGACAAGTGTTGGTTTCGTTATTTGGTTTAATTATTCCTTTTTTGGTTATCCATTTTTCAGACAAAGAAATCTGGGGATCATTCGTCTCAATTCTTCTCTTTTCGTTACTTGTTTTACAATTTATCAATTGGGGAAATAAAGAATATTTGCTCCGGAAATTCAGCGAACAGCCAAATAAAATTGGCGCAGCTTTTTCTGAAAATATGACGACGCGATTTCCGTTGGTTGTAATTTTTTCGATTACAGGCTTTTTGTTTTTTCCAATTCAGTTTGGGTTTTGGATTGTAATTTGGCTTGTTGGAAGATTTCTAAATCATTCGGTTGAAGCTTTGATTTTGTTCCAAAAGGAATTTGACAAATCGATTGTAATTGAAGTTGGTAGTTTTATAATTTTTGGTGTTTCTTTTTATTTTTTAAAAGCCAAAATTGATGTTTATAGTTTGCTCATTATTTATAGTTCATATCAATTTTTCAAAGGTTTTTTCTATTTTATAATTTTCAAAAAATTCTTTTTATTACAAAAATCAGTTTTTAAAATTGATTATTTCAAATCATCTTTTCCTTTCTTTTTATTGTCAATTTTAGGATTTCTGGCCTCTAAAATTGATGTGTATATTATTGAAAATATAGGCAATAATACCATCACTGCCGAATATCAAATTATCAATAGTTTGTTAGTTTTCACAATGTCGATAACGGTTTTCATATATGCCCCATTTACTAAAATGTTGTACAGAAACACCGATAATGTTATTGAAAAATCACAAAAAGCATTAGCAACAATTGGTCTCGTTATTGTCCCGGTTGCTTTGTTTGTGATTTCCATTATCCTTAAATATTATATCAAAACAAATTTTGGCTTTATTTTCTTTTTAATTGCCTTTATGTATGTTTATCCATCCTATGTATATGGATTGGATATTGTAAATTTGTTTAAACAACATCAAGAAAAAACAGTTGTTCGCAACCTTCTTTTAGGAGTAATAACAAATACGCTTTTAAGTTCGTTGTTTTTATATTTAGATTATAGTATTGTTGGCGTTTTATTCGGCAGTGCTTTAGCTCAGGTTTTGGTTTTAATTTTATTTAAATTTAAAAATATTGTCTCTTAA
- a CDS encoding B12-binding domain-containing radical SAM protein — protein sequence MSLNKIIIFNPKSANGKHRIPNSILQVGAAIHGKYDYVFVDGNLEKNPWETIENYLKSGEFKYFGSTVMPGPQLRQAIPFTKKIKELYPETITIWGGYFAANQYKVSLESGVVDYVINGPGDVAFPSLITTLEQNKKEEIFLIKNLIYKDAKGEIIKTAVEALLDQDTLPKFPYEYLNSFYPVKNYLAKTFMGNKTLSYHSSMGCPFSCSFCAVVPIYNAKWKGMSAARIYEDVKYFKDKYNIDAVEFHDNNFFTSKKRVLEFSELIMNDNISYWGEGRIDTINMYSDDDLKLMRKAGCKMIFLGAETGNDAVLKQMNKGGTQTGQMIKDFVLRMKNADIIPELSFVLGMPAKTEKEVHDQILWDINFIKEIKTINPNAEIIIYLFSPVPTEGSDLYKQILDAGFSFPTQLEDWISPSWENFDLRKNPLTPWLKPYMIDTIKNFETVLNGYYPTVSDFRIRGLKKTILTSVASLRYKTGFYHYPYEIKALQKLWKYRQPEIEGFYSE from the coding sequence TTGTCTCTTAACAAAATAATCATATTCAATCCCAAAAGTGCCAACGGTAAACACCGAATTCCAAATTCGATTTTGCAAGTTGGTGCCGCTATTCATGGAAAATATGATTATGTTTTTGTGGATGGAAATTTAGAAAAAAATCCTTGGGAAACCATTGAAAATTATTTAAAATCGGGCGAATTCAAATACTTTGGTTCTACCGTTATGCCTGGACCACAATTACGTCAGGCGATTCCGTTTACCAAAAAAATAAAAGAATTATATCCCGAAACCATTACCATTTGGGGCGGCTATTTTGCCGCCAATCAATACAAAGTTTCTTTGGAATCTGGTGTTGTAGATTATGTAATTAATGGTCCAGGCGATGTGGCTTTTCCTTCTTTGATTACGACTTTGGAACAAAATAAAAAAGAAGAGATTTTCTTAATCAAAAACCTTATTTATAAAGACGCTAAAGGTGAAATCATCAAAACGGCTGTTGAAGCTTTGCTTGACCAAGACACTTTGCCGAAATTTCCTTATGAGTATTTAAATTCTTTTTATCCCGTTAAAAATTATTTGGCCAAAACCTTTATGGGTAATAAAACTTTATCCTATCATTCAAGTATGGGTTGTCCTTTTTCGTGTTCATTTTGCGCTGTGGTTCCAATTTACAATGCCAAATGGAAAGGCATGTCGGCTGCGAGAATTTACGAAGATGTCAAATATTTCAAAGACAAATACAATATAGACGCAGTAGAATTTCACGACAATAATTTCTTTACTTCTAAAAAACGAGTGCTCGAATTTTCAGAACTGATTATGAACGATAACATCAGTTATTGGGGCGAAGGCCGAATCGACACTATTAATATGTATAGCGATGACGACTTAAAATTGATGCGAAAAGCAGGTTGCAAAATGATTTTTCTTGGTGCCGAAACTGGAAACGATGCTGTTTTGAAACAAATGAATAAAGGCGGAACGCAAACCGGGCAAATGATTAAAGATTTTGTACTTCGAATGAAAAACGCTGATATCATTCCCGAACTGTCTTTTGTATTAGGAATGCCTGCCAAAACGGAGAAAGAAGTCCATGACCAAATTCTCTGGGATATCAATTTCATCAAAGAAATCAAAACCATCAACCCAAATGCCGAAATTATCATTTATTTGTTTAGTCCAGTGCCAACAGAAGGTTCAGACTTATACAAACAAATTCTAGATGCAGGATTTTCTTTTCCAACACAATTAGAAGATTGGATTTCTCCAAGTTGGGAAAATTTCGATTTACGTAAAAATCCTTTAACGCCTTGGTTAAAACCTTATATGATTGACACTATTAAAAATTTTGAAACGGTTCTAAACGGCTATTATCCCACTGTTTCAGATTTCAGAATTCGTGGATTGAAAAAAACCATATTAACATCTGTTGCTAGTTTAAGATACAAAACCGGTTTTTATCATTATCCATATGAAATCAAGGCTTTGCAAAAACTATGGAAATACAGACAACCTGAAATTGAAGGGTTTTATTCTGAATAG
- a CDS encoding methyltransferase, translating into MRAFLKKITHPFLKFGLNKFYSKPRIFSFQNIQIRVHPDVFPPQMTFSTKILLDYIETLNLENKRLLELGCGSGIISLLAAKKGGIVTASDINEIALNYLKKNASKNHLKLKIIYSDLFQNLDNQTFDYILINPPYYPKKANTVKEQAWFCGENFEYFENLFSQLTNYLSYENNCLMILSQDCEIEKIKAIALKNTIAFELVLEKKHLVETNYIFKLTSS; encoded by the coding sequence ATGAGAGCATTTTTAAAAAAAATAACGCATCCATTTTTGAAATTTGGTTTAAATAAATTCTATTCTAAACCAAGAATTTTTTCTTTTCAAAACATTCAAATAAGAGTACATCCTGATGTATTTCCTCCACAAATGACTTTCAGTACCAAAATACTTTTAGATTACATTGAAACTTTAAACTTAGAAAATAAAAGACTCTTAGAACTAGGTTGCGGAAGCGGTATTATTTCACTTCTAGCTGCAAAAAAAGGAGGAATAGTTACAGCTTCAGATATTAATGAAATAGCTTTAAATTATTTGAAGAAAAATGCTTCTAAAAATCATTTGAAATTAAAAATTATTTATTCTGATTTATTTCAAAATTTAGATAATCAAACTTTTGATTATATCCTTATCAATCCACCCTATTATCCTAAAAAAGCAAATACTGTTAAAGAACAAGCATGGTTTTGTGGTGAAAATTTTGAATATTTTGAAAATCTATTTTCACAGTTGACAAATTACTTATCATATGAAAATAACTGCTTGATGATTTTATCTCAAGATTGTGAAATTGAAAAAATAAAAGCTATAGCATTAAAAAATACAATAGCTTTTGAACTCGTCCTCGAAAAAAAACATTTGGTTGAAACCAATTATATTTTTAAACTAACTTCTTCGTAG
- a CDS encoding LacI family DNA-binding transcriptional regulator — translation MKPKATLKQIAKELGVSVSTVSKALNGSPEISEPTKQRVQEYAKLKNYKPNVIGLSLKSRKTKTIGVVIPNILNSFFAKVFTGIEKVADEKGYKVITCISNESLEKEINILEMLSNGTIDGFILSISKEAQKLQQFDHLISIINEGTPMVMFDRIADEVNCDKVIVDDYESAINATNHLIDTGCKNIALFTTIKQLSVANLRAQGFYKAFEQKGLKVNEKLIIQTDNVDEFDILVKDFFENNNVDAVFALDEHSATTAMKMGLKKGMKIPEELSVIGFADGVWSRRMTPSLSTVSQHGPEIGEVATRLLIDKLESKDDKLTFSTTTVKTELRQRDSTKKLV, via the coding sequence ATGAAACCAAAAGCCACATTAAAACAAATTGCTAAAGAGTTAGGAGTTTCCGTTTCCACAGTTTCAAAAGCATTGAATGGTAGCCCAGAAATTAGTGAACCTACCAAGCAACGTGTTCAAGAATATGCCAAATTGAAAAACTATAAGCCTAATGTTATTGGATTAAGTTTAAAAAGCAGAAAAACAAAAACGATTGGAGTTGTAATTCCTAATATATTGAATTCCTTTTTTGCAAAAGTTTTTACGGGAATTGAAAAAGTAGCTGATGAAAAAGGATATAAAGTAATTACATGTATTTCAAATGAAAGTCTTGAAAAAGAAATCAATATTTTAGAAATGTTAAGCAACGGAACTATCGATGGTTTTATTTTATCAATTTCTAAAGAAGCTCAAAAATTACAACAATTTGATCATTTAATATCTATTATTAATGAAGGTACACCAATGGTAATGTTTGATCGCATTGCTGATGAGGTAAATTGTGATAAAGTAATTGTTGATGATTATGAAAGTGCTATTAATGCAACAAATCATTTAATAGATACAGGTTGTAAAAATATTGCATTGTTTACAACTATAAAACAATTAAGCGTTGCAAACTTACGAGCACAAGGTTTCTACAAAGCTTTTGAACAGAAAGGTTTGAAAGTAAATGAAAAATTAATAATTCAAACAGACAATGTAGATGAGTTTGATATTTTGGTAAAAGATTTTTTCGAGAATAATAATGTAGATGCCGTTTTTGCTTTAGATGAACATTCAGCTACTACAGCTATGAAAATGGGTTTGAAAAAAGGAATGAAAATACCAGAAGAACTATCGGTTATAGGTTTTGCTGATGGAGTTTGGTCTCGAAGAATGACGCCGAGTTTATCTACAGTTAGTCAACATGGTCCTGAAATAGGCGAAGTTGCGACAAGATTATTAATTGATAAGTTAGAAAGTAAAGATGATAAATTAACTTTTTCGACAACAACAGTAAAAACAGAATTGCGTCAAAGAGATTCTACGAAGAAGTTAGTTTAA
- the rplM gene encoding 50S ribosomal protein L13, giving the protein MNTLSYKTVSANKATADKQWIVVDAEGHNLGRFASKVAMLLRGKYKPSYTPHVDCGDNVIVINAEKINLTGNKLDDKTYIRHTGYPGGQRSLTAKVMQQKNPALLVEKAVKGMLPKNKLGAELFRNLNVNVGSEHKHAAQQPKTVNLNDLK; this is encoded by the coding sequence GTGAACACATTAAGCTACAAGACAGTTTCAGCAAACAAAGCTACCGCAGACAAGCAGTGGATTGTTGTAGACGCTGAAGGTCATAACTTAGGTCGTTTTGCTTCAAAAGTTGCGATGCTTTTAAGAGGTAAATACAAGCCAAGTTATACACCGCACGTTGATTGTGGAGATAACGTAATTGTTATCAACGCAGAGAAAATCAACCTGACTGGAAACAAGTTAGATGACAAAACGTACATCAGACACACAGGTTATCCAGGAGGACAAAGAAGCTTGACTGCAAAAGTAATGCAACAAAAAAACCCTGCATTATTAGTAGAAAAAGCTGTAAAAGGAATGTTACCTAAAAATAAATTAGGTGCTGAATTATTCCGCAATTTAAATGTAAATGTTGGTTCTGAGCACAAACATGCAGCTCAACAACCAAAAACCGTAAACCTTAACGACTTAAAGTAA
- the rpsI gene encoding 30S ribosomal protein S9, whose protein sequence is MGVIHKIGRRKCAVARVYVSEGTGKITVNKREFENYFPTPTLQYKVLQPMSMTENASNFDVKVNVYGGGSTGQAEAVRMAIARAMCEVEAENRAILKPEGLLTRDPRMVERKKFGQKKARKRFQFSKR, encoded by the coding sequence ATGGGAGTTATTCACAAAATCGGTAGAAGAAAATGTGCAGTTGCACGTGTTTATGTTTCAGAAGGAACAGGAAAAATTACCGTAAACAAAAGAGAGTTTGAAAACTACTTCCCAACACCTACTTTACAGTACAAAGTATTGCAACCAATGTCTATGACAGAAAATGCATCTAACTTTGATGTAAAAGTAAATGTATATGGTGGTGGTTCTACAGGACAAGCAGAAGCTGTTAGAATGGCTATTGCTAGAGCAATGTGTGAAGTGGAAGCTGAAAACAGAGCAATCCTAAAACCAGAAGGATTATTAACAAGAGATCCAAGAATGGTAGAACGTAAAAAATTCGGTCAGAAAAAAGCGCGTAAGAGATTCCAATTCTCTAAACGTTAA
- the rpsB gene encoding 30S ribosomal protein S2, whose amino-acid sequence MANKIEVKELLEAGVHFGHMTRKWDPNMAPYIYMERNGIHIINLYKTAAKIEEANEALKKIAASGRKVLFVATKKQAKDIVADKAAACNMPYITERWPGGMLTNFVTIRKAVKKMAAIDKMKKDGTFNTLSKKERLQVDRLRAKLEKNLGSIADMSRLPAALFVVDIKAEHIAVKEAQKLNIPVFAMVDTNSDPREVDYVIPANDDASKSIDKILSLVTAAIVDGLANRNSDKDAEVETPEVEATTEVETPVASTESSTEE is encoded by the coding sequence ATGGCAAACAAAATTGAAGTAAAAGAGTTATTAGAAGCTGGTGTTCACTTTGGACACATGACTCGCAAATGGGATCCAAATATGGCTCCATACATTTATATGGAAAGAAATGGTATTCATATCATTAATCTATATAAAACAGCAGCAAAAATTGAAGAAGCTAACGAAGCTTTGAAAAAAATCGCTGCCTCTGGTAGAAAAGTACTTTTTGTAGCTACCAAAAAACAAGCAAAAGACATCGTTGCAGATAAAGCTGCAGCTTGTAACATGCCTTACATCACTGAAAGATGGCCAGGTGGAATGTTAACTAACTTCGTTACTATCAGAAAAGCGGTTAAAAAAATGGCTGCAATTGATAAAATGAAAAAAGATGGTACATTCAATACACTTTCTAAAAAAGAAAGATTACAAGTAGATCGTCTACGTGCAAAATTAGAGAAGAACTTAGGTTCTATCGCTGACATGTCAAGATTACCTGCTGCATTATTTGTAGTAGATATCAAAGCTGAACATATCGCAGTAAAAGAAGCACAAAAATTAAACATTCCAGTTTTCGCAATGGTTGATACTAACTCTGATCCACGTGAAGTAGATTACGTTATCCCAGCCAATGATGATGCTTCAAAATCAATTGATAAAATTTTATCTTTAGTAACAGCTGCTATCGTTGATGGTTTAGCTAACAGAAATTCTGATAAAGATGCTGAAGTTGAAACTCCAGAAGTAGAAGCTACTACTGAGGTTGAAACTCCAGTTGCTTCAACTGAATCTTCAACTGAAGAATAA